From Bradyrhizobium symbiodeficiens, the proteins below share one genomic window:
- a CDS encoding electron transfer flavoprotein-ubiquinone oxidoreductase produces the protein MSTEELPPRESMEFDVVIVGAGPSGLSAAIRLKQLNADLNVVVVEKGSEVGAHILSGAVIDPAGLDRLIPDWREDSDCPLKTQVKDDRFYWMTAGGAIKLPNFMMPPLMDNHHCYIGSLGNVCRWLARKAEALGVEIYPGFAAAEVLYDDAGNVKGIATGDMGIGRDGKPKDSFTRGMELLGKYTLFAEGARGSLTKQLIAKFALDSKCEPAKFGIGLKEVWQIDPAKHQKGMIQHSFGWPLDLKTGGGSFLYHYDDNLVAVGFVVHLNYDDPYLSPFDEFQRFKTHPSIRGTFEGAKRLAYGARAITEGGYQSVPRLSFPGGALIGCAAGFVNVPRIKGVHNAMGTGMLAAEHAAAALAADRANDELVDYENAWRSSSVGKDLFLVRNVKPLWSKFGTVLGVALGGLDMWCNTLFGGSLFGTQAHAKPDRATLDPAKSHAPKNYPKPDGKISFDKLSSVFLSNTNHEEDQPVHLKVTDMNLQKTSEHDVFAGPSNRYCPAGVYEWVEEGTSPRFQINAQNCVHCKTCDVKDPNGNITWVPPEGGGGPNYEAM, from the coding sequence ATGAGCACCGAAGAACTTCCCCCGCGCGAATCCATGGAATTCGACGTCGTCATCGTCGGCGCCGGCCCCTCCGGCTTGTCGGCCGCGATCCGGCTGAAGCAGCTCAATGCCGATCTCAACGTCGTCGTGGTGGAGAAGGGCTCCGAGGTCGGTGCGCACATTCTCTCCGGCGCGGTGATCGATCCTGCCGGCCTCGACAGGCTGATTCCGGACTGGCGCGAGGATTCCGACTGCCCGCTGAAGACCCAGGTGAAGGACGACCGGTTCTACTGGATGACGGCTGGCGGTGCGATCAAGCTGCCGAATTTCATGATGCCGCCGCTGATGGACAACCATCATTGCTACATCGGCTCGCTCGGCAATGTCTGCCGCTGGCTGGCGCGCAAGGCCGAAGCGCTCGGCGTCGAGATCTATCCGGGCTTTGCTGCGGCCGAGGTGCTCTATGACGACGCCGGCAACGTCAAGGGCATTGCCACCGGCGACATGGGCATCGGCCGGGACGGCAAGCCGAAGGACTCTTTTACCCGTGGCATGGAGTTGCTCGGCAAGTACACGCTGTTCGCCGAAGGCGCTCGCGGCAGCCTGACCAAGCAGCTCATCGCCAAGTTCGCGCTCGACTCCAAGTGCGAGCCGGCGAAGTTCGGCATCGGCCTCAAGGAAGTCTGGCAGATCGATCCCGCCAAGCACCAGAAGGGCATGATCCAGCATTCCTTCGGCTGGCCGCTAGATCTGAAGACCGGCGGCGGCTCGTTCCTCTATCATTACGACGACAATCTCGTGGCCGTCGGCTTCGTCGTGCATCTGAACTACGACGATCCCTACCTGTCGCCGTTCGACGAGTTCCAGCGCTTCAAGACGCATCCTTCGATCCGCGGCACCTTTGAAGGCGCCAAGCGCCTTGCCTATGGTGCGCGCGCCATCACCGAAGGCGGCTATCAGTCGGTGCCGAGGCTGAGCTTCCCCGGCGGCGCCCTGATCGGCTGCGCGGCTGGCTTCGTCAACGTGCCGCGCATCAAGGGCGTGCACAATGCGATGGGCACCGGCATGCTCGCGGCTGAACATGCCGCGGCGGCGCTCGCCGCCGATCGCGCCAATGACGAACTCGTCGACTACGAAAATGCGTGGCGTTCCTCGTCGGTCGGCAAGGATCTGTTCCTGGTCCGCAACGTCAAGCCGCTGTGGTCGAAGTTCGGCACCGTGCTGGGCGTCGCGCTGGGCGGCCTCGACATGTGGTGCAACACGCTGTTCGGCGGCTCGCTGTTCGGCACCCAGGCGCACGCCAAGCCCGATCGCGCCACGCTCGATCCGGCCAAGAGCCACGCGCCCAAGAACTACCCGAAGCCGGACGGCAAGATTTCCTTCGACAAGCTGTCCTCGGTATTCCTGTCCAACACCAACCATGAGGAGGACCAGCCGGTTCATCTCAAGGTCACCGACATGAACCTGCAAAAGACCTCCGAGCACGACGTGTTCGCCGGTCCCTCGAATCGCTATTGCCCGGCCGGCGTCTACGAATGGGTCGAAGAGGGCACGAGCCCGCGTTTCCAGATCAACGCCCAGAACTGCGTCCACTGCAAAACCTGCGACGTGAAGGATCCCAACGGCAACATCACCTGGGTTCCCCCCGAGGGCGGCGGCGGCCCGAACTATGAGGCGATGTAA
- a CDS encoding tetratricopeptide repeat protein, whose product MFSNRFNRWTVAAIALMGTALATVPGRVLAQTPDHPENTAAQFPTRNDLKSLTTSGSYLAARHASVERDAASAAAFYRSALRTDPKNNELLDRAFISSVADGDIDEAVKLAERILTIDKTNRVARLVVGVHDLKVKKYAAAQTNINQSIRGPITDLVATLLSGWAAYGAGDAKGGVATIDKLAGPEWYPLFKDLHAGMILELAGKEKDAGTRFERAYKLDDSMLRVTEAYARWLSRNKDSAAATTVYQAFDKKLARHPLIQEGLRETKAGKKMPPLVDSAQAGAAEALYGIGATLTRRGGEDLALVYLQLSLYLQPTHPLALLSLADLYESVKRPQMAIKVYERVPASSPLKRNAQIQLAIDLDSADRTDEAIKILKGVTSEDAKDLEAIMALGNIERGRKKFGDCGATYSQGIDALTPGNDKANSVWYYYRGICEERSKQWAKAEADMKKALELQPDQPHVLNYLGYSWIDQGINLDEGMKMIKRAVEQRPDDGYIVDSLGWAYYRIGNYEEAVKNLERAIDLKPEDPTINDHLGDAYWRVGRTLEAKFQWAHARDLKPEPEELPKIEAKIANGLADDNSNSSAAQAEKKKDDGKGG is encoded by the coding sequence ATGTTCTCAAATCGTTTCAACCGCTGGACTGTTGCCGCCATCGCCCTCATGGGCACAGCGCTCGCGACCGTCCCGGGCAGGGTCCTGGCGCAGACGCCGGATCACCCGGAAAACACGGCGGCGCAGTTTCCGACCCGGAACGATCTGAAGTCGCTGACGACCTCCGGCAGTTATCTCGCCGCCCGCCACGCCAGCGTCGAGCGCGACGCGGCTTCCGCCGCCGCCTTCTACCGTTCGGCGCTGCGCACGGATCCCAAGAACAACGAGCTGCTCGACCGCGCCTTCATCTCCTCGGTCGCCGACGGCGACATCGATGAAGCGGTCAAGCTCGCCGAGCGCATCCTCACCATCGACAAGACCAACCGCGTCGCGCGTCTCGTCGTCGGCGTGCATGATCTCAAGGTGAAGAAATACGCAGCCGCGCAGACCAACATCAACCAGTCGATCCGCGGTCCGATCACCGATCTCGTCGCCACGCTGCTGTCGGGTTGGGCCGCCTACGGTGCGGGCGACGCCAAGGGCGGTGTGGCCACCATCGACAAGCTGGCAGGTCCCGAATGGTACCCGCTGTTCAAGGACCTTCACGCCGGCATGATCCTCGAACTCGCCGGCAAGGAGAAGGACGCCGGCACCCGCTTCGAGCGCGCCTACAAGCTGGACGATTCCATGCTGCGCGTGACCGAGGCTTATGCGCGCTGGCTGTCGCGCAACAAGGATTCCGCCGCCGCGACCACCGTCTACCAGGCCTTCGACAAGAAGCTCGCGCGCCATCCGCTGATCCAGGAAGGCCTGCGCGAGACCAAGGCCGGCAAGAAAATGCCGCCGCTGGTCGATTCCGCCCAGGCCGGCGCCGCCGAAGCGCTCTACGGCATCGGCGCCACGCTCACCCGCCGCGGCGGCGAGGACCTGGCGCTGGTCTATCTCCAGCTCTCGCTTTACCTCCAGCCGACCCATCCGCTGGCGCTGCTCTCGCTCGCCGATCTCTACGAGTCGGTGAAGCGGCCGCAGATGGCGATCAAGGTCTATGAGCGCGTGCCGGCGAGCTCGCCGCTCAAGCGCAACGCGCAGATCCAGCTTGCCATCGATCTGGATTCCGCCGACCGCACCGACGAGGCGATCAAGATCCTCAAGGGCGTCACATCGGAGGATGCCAAGGACCTCGAAGCGATCATGGCGCTCGGCAATATCGAGCGCGGCCGCAAGAAGTTCGGCGATTGCGGCGCGACCTATTCGCAAGGCATCGACGCGCTGACACCGGGCAACGATAAGGCCAACAGCGTCTGGTACTATTATCGTGGTATCTGCGAGGAACGCTCCAAGCAGTGGGCCAAGGCCGAGGCCGACATGAAGAAGGCGCTCGAGCTGCAGCCCGACCAGCCGCACGTCCTCAACTATCTCGGCTATTCCTGGATCGACCAGGGGATCAACCTCGACGAAGGCATGAAGATGATCAAGCGCGCCGTCGAGCAGCGTCCCGACGACGGCTACATCGTCGATTCACTGGGCTGGGCCTATTACCGCATCGGCAATTACGAAGAAGCGGTGAAGAACCTCGAACGCGCCATCGACCTCAAGCCCGAGGATCCCACCATCAACGACCATCTCGGCGATGCCTATTGGCGGGTCGGCCGCACGCTGGAAGCCAAATTCCAGTGGGCGCACGCGCGCGATCTCAAGCCCGAGCCGGAAGAGCTTCCGAAGATCGAGGCCAAGATCGCTAACGGTCTGGCCGACGACAATTCGAACTCCTCCGCAGCGCAGGCCGAGAAGAAAAAGGATGACGGCAAGGGCGGCTAG
- a CDS encoding 4-(cytidine 5'-diphospho)-2-C-methyl-D-erythritol kinase, producing the protein MPALIEEGRAKVNLSLRVVGRRADGYHDLESVVAFADCADRLTLEPGGELKLTTTGPLAAACGETADNLVFKAAKLLTDAVPNLKLGAFALDKVLPVAAGIGGGSADAAAALRLLARLNDLSLDDPRLQKVALATGADVPVCLFSRACDMTGVGEQLLPLALPSMPCVMVNPRVPVATKDVFQELGLRNGELLVGATSVLRAPAWPEEGGSIADWVDVLETVANDLEEPALRIEPVIGEVLEALRGSAGVKLARMSGSGATCFAIYGSPADTHAAAEKIRRDHPGWWVHAGTLS; encoded by the coding sequence ATGCCGGCGTTGATTGAAGAAGGACGGGCGAAGGTCAATCTCAGCCTTCGCGTCGTCGGCCGTCGTGCGGATGGCTATCATGATCTCGAAAGCGTGGTCGCGTTCGCCGACTGCGCCGATCGGCTTACCTTGGAGCCGGGCGGCGAGCTGAAGCTCACCACCACCGGACCGCTTGCCGCGGCTTGCGGCGAAACCGCGGACAATCTCGTCTTCAAGGCGGCCAAGCTTCTGACTGACGCGGTGCCGAACCTGAAGCTCGGCGCCTTCGCGCTCGACAAGGTGCTGCCGGTTGCCGCGGGCATCGGCGGCGGCTCGGCTGATGCTGCAGCAGCCCTGCGGCTCCTGGCGCGTCTCAACGATTTGTCGCTCGATGATCCGCGCCTGCAGAAGGTCGCGCTCGCGACCGGCGCCGACGTGCCGGTGTGCCTGTTCTCGCGCGCCTGCGACATGACCGGCGTCGGCGAGCAGCTGCTGCCGCTCGCGCTGCCGAGCATGCCATGCGTGATGGTCAATCCGCGCGTGCCTGTGGCCACCAAGGATGTTTTCCAGGAGCTGGGCCTGCGAAACGGCGAGCTCCTGGTTGGCGCCACCTCGGTTCTCCGTGCTCCGGCCTGGCCGGAGGAGGGTGGGTCGATCGCCGATTGGGTCGACGTTCTCGAAACCGTCGCCAACGATCTCGAAGAGCCTGCGCTGCGTATCGAACCTGTCATCGGCGAGGTGCTGGAGGCCTTGCGTGGCTCCGCCGGCGTCAAGCTCGCCCGCATGTCCGGCTCGGGCGCGACGTGCTTTGCGATCTACGGCTCGCCCGCCGATACGCATGCCGCGGCCGAAAAGATCCGGCGCGATCATCCCGGCTGGTGGGTGCATGCGGGGACGTTGAGCTAG
- a CDS encoding alpha/beta fold hydrolase: MLAPQSRFYESHGLRLHYADWGNESAPPLILVHGGRDHCRSWDVIARSLQPHFHVVAPDLRGHGDSDWTRGGSYALTEYVYDLAQLIRTIATPEVTLIGHSMGGMVSLIFSGAFPEQVAKLVVLDGVTMLPDTPKPPAHERIGKWVGQLDKLHDRTPRRYATLEDAAAQMVQHNKRLSRDLALHLATHGARQNEDGTYSWKFDPYQRASAPHRLWPDDHVALWSRIACPTLLLNAGESFLAGARAAGLERYFQNARVETISGAGHWLQHDKPQEVLGEIRQFLGLAEEGSG; encoded by the coding sequence ATGCTCGCTCCACAAAGCCGCTTCTACGAGTCTCATGGTCTGAGGCTGCATTACGCCGATTGGGGCAATGAGAGCGCGCCGCCTCTGATCCTGGTCCATGGCGGCCGCGATCACTGCCGGAGCTGGGACGTCATCGCCCGCTCGCTGCAGCCGCATTTTCATGTGGTCGCGCCCGATTTGCGCGGCCACGGCGATTCCGACTGGACCAGAGGCGGCAGCTACGCGCTGACCGAATATGTCTACGATCTCGCCCAGCTCATCCGCACCATCGCAACGCCTGAAGTGACTCTCATCGGCCATTCGATGGGCGGCATGGTGAGCCTGATCTTTTCGGGCGCATTCCCCGAGCAGGTCGCAAAGCTGGTCGTGCTCGACGGCGTGACCATGTTGCCGGACACGCCGAAGCCGCCGGCGCATGAGCGCATCGGCAAATGGGTCGGCCAGCTCGACAAGCTGCACGACCGCACGCCGCGCCGCTATGCGACCCTCGAAGACGCGGCCGCACAGATGGTACAGCACAACAAGCGCCTGTCCCGCGACCTCGCGCTGCATCTCGCCACGCACGGCGCGCGGCAGAACGAGGACGGCACCTATAGCTGGAAGTTCGATCCCTATCAGCGCGCCTCCGCGCCGCACCGGCTCTGGCCGGACGATCACGTCGCGCTGTGGTCGCGCATCGCCTGCCCGACCCTGCTGCTCAACGCCGGCGAGAGCTTTCTCGCCGGTGCCAGAGCAGCAGGCCTTGAGCGGTATTTCCAGAACGCGCGGGTCGAGACCATCTCAGGCGCGGGGCACTGGCTGCAGCACGACAAGCCGCAGGAGGTGCTGGGCGAGATCCGACAATTTCTCGGACTGGCTGAGGAAGGCAGCGGCTAG
- a CDS encoding LysE family translocator: MIETNFWLFLAAACLIAAVPGPGIFYVAARTLSEGRDSGFASTAGTALGGLVHVVAGSLGISAIILASAELFAAVKFVGVLYLVWLGIKTFRSAGRALSIASEPTGDKRAFRDGVLVESLNPKIAAFFLAFIPQFLDPAGSSPTLQFIMLGAISVALNTLADIVVVLMASATRTQLMGRPHLMRRLTQGSGVFIAGLGLSLALVRRPANG; encoded by the coding sequence ATGATCGAAACGAATTTCTGGCTGTTCCTGGCCGCGGCCTGTCTCATCGCCGCTGTTCCCGGTCCCGGCATCTTCTACGTCGCGGCACGGACCTTGTCGGAGGGACGCGACAGCGGCTTTGCATCGACCGCGGGCACGGCGCTGGGCGGGCTGGTTCATGTCGTCGCGGGCAGCCTCGGCATTTCCGCGATCATCCTCGCCAGCGCCGAACTGTTCGCCGCCGTCAAATTCGTCGGCGTGCTCTATCTGGTCTGGCTCGGCATCAAGACGTTCCGCAGCGCCGGCCGCGCATTGTCGATCGCGAGCGAGCCGACCGGTGACAAGCGCGCGTTCCGCGACGGCGTGCTGGTCGAGTCGCTGAACCCGAAGATCGCCGCGTTTTTCCTCGCCTTCATTCCGCAATTCCTAGATCCCGCGGGATCGAGCCCCACGCTGCAGTTCATCATGCTCGGCGCAATCTCGGTGGCGTTGAATACGCTCGCCGATATCGTCGTGGTGCTGATGGCCTCAGCAACACGCACGCAGCTGATGGGACGGCCGCATCTGATGCGGCGTCTCACGCAGGGCTCCGGCGTCTTCATCGCCGGCCTCGGCCTGTCGCTGGCACTGGTGCGGCGGCCGGCGAATGGATAG
- the fabF gene encoding beta-ketoacyl-ACP synthase II, with product MRRIVVTGMGAVSPLGCGVETSWRRLLAGHSGLRPLPEWAQVLPARIAGLVPDKADDADGGFDPAQAAAPKDQRKMDRFILFALLATAEAVAQARWTPQDMAALERTATIIGSGVGGFPAMAEAVRITEQRGVRRLSPFTIPSFLANLAAGHVSIKYGYKGALGTPVTACAAGVQAIGDAARMIRAGEADIAICGGAEACIDIVSLGGFAAARALSSGFNDEPARASRPFDRDRDGFVMGEGAGILVIEELEHALARGATPIAEVIGYGTTADAYHMTSGPPDGDGARRAMEIALRQASLAPADLQHLNAHATSTPAGDESELGAIAALFGRNRGIAVSATKSATGHLLGAAGGLEAIFTVLALRDQIAPPTLNLENPDAGADGIDIVAGSARPMPMQHAISNGFGFGGVNASVIFRRMD from the coding sequence ATGCGTCGTATCGTCGTGACGGGAATGGGAGCGGTGTCGCCGCTCGGCTGCGGTGTCGAAACCTCCTGGCGCCGGCTGCTCGCCGGACACAGCGGACTTCGCCCGCTGCCCGAATGGGCACAAGTCCTTCCGGCGCGCATTGCCGGACTCGTGCCTGACAAGGCCGACGATGCCGACGGCGGCTTCGATCCCGCGCAGGCGGCCGCGCCAAAAGACCAGCGCAAGATGGACCGCTTCATCCTGTTCGCGCTGCTCGCCACCGCAGAAGCCGTCGCGCAGGCCAGATGGACGCCGCAGGATATGGCCGCGCTGGAACGGACCGCGACGATCATTGGCTCCGGCGTCGGCGGCTTTCCGGCGATGGCGGAGGCGGTGCGCATTACCGAGCAGCGCGGCGTGCGCCGGCTCTCGCCGTTCACGATACCCTCGTTTTTGGCCAATCTCGCCGCCGGCCACGTCTCGATCAAATACGGCTACAAGGGCGCGCTGGGCACACCGGTCACGGCGTGCGCCGCCGGCGTCCAGGCGATCGGCGATGCCGCGCGCATGATCCGCGCGGGCGAAGCCGATATCGCGATCTGCGGCGGCGCGGAGGCCTGCATCGATATCGTCAGCCTCGGCGGCTTTGCCGCAGCGCGCGCGCTATCGAGCGGCTTCAACGACGAACCCGCACGCGCCTCACGCCCGTTCGATCGCGACCGCGATGGCTTCGTCATGGGCGAAGGCGCCGGCATTCTCGTCATCGAAGAGCTGGAACATGCGCTCGCGCGTGGCGCCACGCCGATTGCAGAGGTGATCGGATACGGCACGACGGCGGACGCCTACCACATGACATCAGGTCCGCCCGATGGCGACGGCGCCCGCCGCGCCATGGAGATCGCGCTCCGGCAGGCGAGCCTTGCGCCGGCCGATCTGCAGCACCTGAATGCGCACGCGACATCGACGCCGGCGGGCGACGAGAGCGAGCTTGGCGCCATCGCCGCGCTGTTCGGCCGTAACCGCGGCATCGCCGTCAGCGCCACCAAATCGGCCACCGGCCATCTACTCGGCGCCGCCGGCGGCCTCGAGGCGATCTTCACCGTGCTCGCTTTGCGCGATCAGATCGCACCGCCGACGCTCAATCTCGAAAACCCCGATGCGGGCGCCGATGGCATCGACATCGTCGCCGGCAGCGCGCGGCCGATGCCGATGCAACACGCGATCTCCAACGGTTTCGGCTTCGGCGGGGTGAATGCCAGCGTGATCTTCCGCCGCATGGATTAA
- a CDS encoding winged helix-turn-helix transcriptional regulator: MQPKSSSIQECPVGRAVETVGEWWSILILRDAFQGATRFDEFSQSLGIAPNILSRRLAHLTASGMFVRRRYQERPPRYEYVLTDKARDFFPVIATLLAWGNKHLAPKGESIVLANRSSTRPFDPIVVDAANMQPITLANAVVVAGPRASRGMRKRLASLKAMNPAVAPAGD, encoded by the coding sequence ATGCAGCCAAAATCCTCGTCCATCCAGGAATGCCCGGTCGGCCGCGCGGTGGAGACCGTTGGCGAATGGTGGAGCATCTTGATTCTCCGGGACGCGTTCCAGGGCGCGACGCGGTTTGACGAATTCTCGCAAAGCCTCGGGATCGCGCCGAACATCCTGTCGCGGCGGCTTGCCCATCTCACCGCATCAGGCATGTTCGTGCGCCGCCGCTATCAGGAGCGGCCGCCGCGTTACGAATATGTTCTGACCGACAAGGCGCGCGATTTCTTCCCGGTGATCGCTACGCTGCTCGCCTGGGGCAACAAGCATCTCGCACCCAAGGGCGAATCCATCGTGCTGGCGAACCGGAGCAGCACTCGCCCGTTCGATCCGATCGTTGTCGACGCTGCCAACATGCAGCCGATCACGCTTGCTAATGCTGTCGTCGTCGCCGGCCCCCGCGCCAGCCGCGGCATGCGCAAGCGTCTCGCTTCGCTCAAGGCCATGAACCCGGCCGTCGCGCCGGCTGGAGACTGA
- a CDS encoding polyprenyl synthetase family protein, protein MAVIVPFETPGASIEELVALVAPDMERVNATILSRTGSDVTMIPEVANHLISSGGKRLRPMLTLAMANLAGYAGDGHIKLAASVEFMHTATLLHDDVVDESELRRGKLSARMLWGNEASVLVGDFLLGQAFRMMVEVGSLRALDILSAAAATIAEGEVMQLAAAKNTATTEDEYLAVIRGKTAELFAAACEVGPVIANRPKAEQTACRSVGMNLGIAFQLVDDVLDYGGKSAKLGKNTGDDFREGKITLPVVLAFRRGNDTERAFWIKALERGEIGDSDLDHAIGLMNKHRALEDTLSRAQHYGAMAVDALALFPSSPMKSALEQVVAFCLARSH, encoded by the coding sequence GTGGCCGTCATCGTACCTTTCGAAACTCCCGGCGCGTCGATCGAAGAGCTGGTTGCCCTTGTCGCCCCTGACATGGAGCGCGTCAACGCCACGATCCTGTCGCGGACCGGTTCGGACGTGACCATGATCCCGGAGGTCGCCAACCACCTGATCTCCTCCGGCGGCAAGCGGCTCCGGCCGATGCTAACGCTCGCCATGGCAAACCTCGCCGGCTACGCTGGCGACGGCCATATCAAGCTGGCGGCCAGCGTCGAGTTCATGCATACCGCCACGCTGCTGCACGACGACGTCGTCGACGAGAGCGAGCTGCGGCGTGGCAAGCTGTCGGCGCGCATGCTCTGGGGCAACGAGGCGAGCGTGCTGGTCGGCGACTTCCTGCTCGGCCAAGCCTTCCGCATGATGGTCGAGGTCGGCTCGCTTCGCGCGCTCGACATCCTCTCCGCGGCCGCCGCCACCATCGCCGAGGGCGAGGTGATGCAGCTTGCCGCGGCCAAGAACACCGCGACCACCGAGGACGAATATCTCGCCGTGATCCGCGGCAAGACCGCCGAATTGTTCGCAGCCGCGTGCGAGGTCGGCCCCGTGATCGCCAACCGCCCGAAGGCGGAGCAAACCGCCTGCCGCTCGGTCGGCATGAATCTCGGCATCGCCTTCCAGCTCGTCGACGACGTGCTCGACTATGGCGGCAAGAGCGCCAAGCTCGGCAAGAACACCGGCGACGATTTCCGCGAGGGCAAGATCACCCTGCCGGTGGTGCTCGCCTTCCGCCGCGGCAACGACACCGAGCGCGCGTTCTGGATCAAGGCGCTGGAGCGCGGCGAGATCGGCGATAGCGACCTCGATCACGCCATCGGCCTGATGAACAAGCACCGCGCGCTCGAGGACACGCTGAGCCGCGCCCAGCACTACGGCGCCATGGCGGTGGATGCGCTGGCGCTGTTCCCATCTTCACCGATGAAGAGCGCGCTGGAGCAGGTGGTGGCGTTCTGTCTGGCGCGATCGCATTAG
- a CDS encoding DUF2007 domain-containing protein — protein MRELVRTNDMVLVSAVGALLDGANIHHLVLDQNMSIIEGSLGILPRRILVHEDDAQEARKLLTEAGLSHELRGDE, from the coding sequence TTGCGTGAACTGGTTCGGACCAACGATATGGTGCTGGTGTCGGCGGTCGGCGCGCTGCTCGACGGCGCCAATATCCATCATCTGGTGCTGGACCAGAACATGAGCATCATCGAGGGCTCGCTCGGCATTTTGCCGCGGCGGATCCTGGTTCATGAGGACGACGCCCAGGAGGCGCGGAAGTTGCTAACCGAAGCCGGTCTCAGTCACGAACTGCGCGGCGATGAGTGA
- a CDS encoding tRNA1(Val) (adenine(37)-N6)-methyltransferase, with amino-acid sequence MSEAVDITEDAFLGGQLRLKQKRSGHRAGHDAILLAAATVARRGDRVVDFGAGIGTAGLVLARRVPGIGLSLVEIDPELAELARANAAANALAAEIIVLDVTADAQVFAANGLSPDSVDVVLMNPPFNDPARHRGSPDQARHTAHVATEETLNAWVHAARRILRSNGVLTLIWRADGIADVLAALSRGFGSIAILPVHGEAGQPAIRVLMRAVKGSRAPTRLLPGLMLNDETGASKNELVEILEGRAALPLVEP; translated from the coding sequence ATGAGTGAGGCCGTAGATATCACCGAGGACGCTTTTCTCGGCGGCCAGCTGCGCCTGAAGCAGAAGCGGAGTGGCCACCGCGCCGGGCACGACGCCATCCTGCTTGCGGCGGCGACCGTGGCCCGCCGGGGGGACCGCGTGGTCGATTTCGGCGCCGGCATCGGCACGGCCGGGCTGGTGTTGGCCCGGCGCGTCCCCGGCATCGGGCTGAGCCTGGTCGAGATCGATCCGGAACTGGCCGAGCTGGCGCGCGCCAATGCCGCCGCGAATGCGCTTGCCGCCGAGATCATCGTGCTCGATGTCACGGCCGACGCGCAGGTCTTTGCGGCAAACGGGCTGTCGCCCGACAGCGTCGACGTCGTGCTGATGAATCCGCCGTTCAACGACCCGGCCCGGCATCGGGGCTCGCCGGACCAGGCGCGTCACACCGCGCATGTGGCGACGGAGGAGACCCTGAATGCCTGGGTGCATGCAGCGCGGCGCATCCTCCGATCGAATGGTGTGCTGACATTGATCTGGCGCGCAGATGGAATCGCCGATGTCCTGGCGGCGCTGTCGCGCGGCTTCGGCAGTATTGCGATCCTGCCGGTTCACGGCGAGGCGGGGCAGCCTGCGATCCGCGTGCTGATGCGTGCGGTCAAAGGGAGCCGGGCTCCGACGCGATTGCTGCCGGGTCTCATGCTCAACGACGAGACAGGCGCGTCCAAGAACGAACTGGTCGAGATTCTGGAGGGGAGAGCGGCCTTGCCGCTGGTGGAACCGTGA
- a CDS encoding S49 family peptidase: MAEQLNDRESSGLADKLMQYLPARFRPGTAVVPVVRLSGVIGAVTPLRPGMTLAGVAKVLERAFSYRHAKAVALVINSPGGSPVQSRQIYLRIKQLAAEKKLPVLVFVEDVAASGGYMIACAGDEIICDPSSILGSIGVVGGSFGFQEAIKRLGIERRLYTSGEHKAMLDPFLPENPEDVAKLKAIQREIHQIFISLVKDSRGARLKGADDTLFTGEYWAGESSVALGLADSIGDLRSTLRARYGEKVLTPVIAQPTGLLSGLLGRKSPGAGQLLAMESMAGLPDELISAVETRAIWAKFGF; encoded by the coding sequence ATGGCCGAACAGTTGAACGATCGTGAGAGTTCCGGCCTGGCCGACAAGCTCATGCAATATCTGCCGGCGCGCTTCCGCCCCGGCACGGCCGTCGTGCCGGTGGTGCGGCTGTCCGGGGTGATCGGCGCGGTGACGCCGCTGCGCCCGGGCATGACGCTCGCCGGCGTCGCCAAAGTGCTGGAGCGCGCGTTCTCGTATCGGCACGCCAAGGCGGTGGCGCTGGTGATCAACTCGCCCGGCGGCTCGCCGGTGCAGTCGCGCCAGATCTACCTGCGCATCAAGCAACTCGCGGCGGAGAAGAAACTGCCGGTGCTGGTGTTCGTCGAGGACGTCGCGGCCTCCGGCGGCTACATGATTGCCTGCGCCGGCGACGAGATCATCTGCGATCCCTCTTCGATCCTCGGCTCGATCGGCGTGGTCGGCGGCAGCTTCGGTTTCCAGGAGGCGATCAAGCGGCTCGGCATCGAGCGGCGGCTCTACACATCAGGCGAACACAAAGCCATGCTCGATCCGTTCCTGCCGGAGAATCCGGAGGACGTCGCCAAGCTGAAGGCGATCCAGCGCGAGATCCACCAGATATTCATCTCGCTGGTCAAGGACAGCCGTGGCGCGCGGCTGAAAGGGGCGGACGATACGCTGTTCACGGGCGAATACTGGGCCGGCGAGAGTTCGGTCGCGCTGGGGCTCGCCGACAGCATCGGCGATCTCCGCTCAACTCTTCGTGCCCGCTATGGTGAGAAGGTTCTCACGCCCGTGATCGCGCAGCCGACCGGGCTGCTCTCCGGCCTTTTGGGCCGGAAATCGCCCGGCGCGGGGCAGCTTTTGGCCATGGAATCGATGGCCGGCCTGCCGGACGAGTTGATCTCGGCGGTCGAAACGCGGGCGATCTGGGCGAAATTCGGGTTCTAG